Proteins encoded in a region of the Pieris rapae chromosome 10, ilPieRapa1.1, whole genome shotgun sequence genome:
- the LOC110997899 gene encoding folliculin-interacting protein 2 isoform X3, which translates to MTLKGFYGDQSSYSTMGSNIDFYPVMENWDENQEYSFSSSSLLSSSVSLRRRTSQSLATRFDLSTSLRMPTISTISTDSQVYTNSSSGTNENLALCPPPKRRKLGLALLITVSQTADVDVIRRCVEHSNQLQSLVCRLRLATFRAGSGNKFVSTLYKATEDAARWLSDLMYGVRLQPLWSNQVTSDPRQSNKIAESIMSDLCSVIAFGDTKNTNFFISTLLTHVLTHHLGWVTTVSPYDAVDPTKLSKWDSKRPYNALWAQLGDLCGSIGFPPRTARTIVAGSTNTQFINRLLSVLTYFVRCGDVKRNDFLYQDCEQSCKVTLVDSRTFETEVSSKVRCVNDNDENLAVKTTSDSRLGVTDGLKKSTTLTNLSQKLSNPETSTKNEAGHMRRNPSIMIALGGSTDSSQKSSLTEESELEKKVVFVLGDDEKLVGLKNKSVDGKSVKRSSKVHNEPVNVDLPDKLNCDLSCEKKPQDGSSKCCSLTLEHSKPIKHSGFKFEFDKYPQIVTNYMKSKNLEILDRHYIGKPGNLKLDNFQFDPTIIPPIQEERCETCYKCQMMESVLQTPTNASEMEYMNDMPRQEPQYAKETVTQESQREMSPKTFVRKRKENTVIINVKQNEEAQKESRSQENASLTLPNTKESPQSKLQTRLISAKVPRAKKERVDVRQVIEFPLPVINLVNKLNTGFDVSLLGGVTDHYVPDLVLQGTLANPKVWEAELRRDLDLTLYLNKTLDSPMQAVAIVGDTNNWEVRILGRDCGCGGLSPLVGGMLDAIPAMRMARVPAHQCLLFLESKLREFCVLSKTLADMLMSTDFCDISTLTRSLNIDVNDVPLLLAVASTHTPQVATRYGITYR; encoded by the exons GTTTCTATGGCGATCAGTCTTCATACAGCACAATGGGGTCGAACATAGATTTCTATCCCGTAATGGAAAATTGGGATGAAAACCAAGAATATTCGTTTTCAT CATCCAGCTTGCTCAGCTCAAGTGTTAGCTTGCGCAGGCGCACGTCACAAAGTCTAGCGACGCGATTTGATCTCTCTACGTCACTACGGATGCCCACCATTTCCACGATTTCCACTGATTCACAG GTATACACCAATAGTTCAAGTGGGACGAATGAGAACCTGGCTTTGTGTCCGCCACCTAAAAGACGGAAACTGGGCCTCGCGTTGTTGATCACAGTATCTCAGACTGCTGATGT GGACGTAATTCGACGCTGTGTGGAGCATTCAAACCAGCTCCAATCCTTGGTGTGCCGACTGCGGCTGGCTACTTTTAGGGCTGGATCTGGGAACAAATTCGTTTCGACATTGTATAAGGCCACTGAAGACGCCGCGAGATG GTTGTCGGATCTAATGTATGGTGTACGATTGCAGCCACTATGGTCAAATCAGGTTACCAGTGACCCGAGGCAGTCAAATAAAATCGCTGAGAGCATTATGTCAGATCTCTGTTCGGTGATCGCCTTTGGAGACACGAAGAACACTAATTT tttcatCAGCACCTTACTAACGCACGTGCTAACACATCATCTCGGCTGGGTGACTACAGTGAGCCCTTACGATGCTGTCGATCCCACAAAACTTTCCAAATGGGATTCCAAAAGACCGTATAACGCGTTATGGGCACAATTAGGAGACCTCTGTGGAAGCATTGGCTTCCCCCCTCGAACTGCAAGGACTATTGTGGCGGGTTCTACAAACACACAGTTTATCAATAGACTCTTAAGTGTTCTTACTTACTTCGTGAGATGCGGTGATGTGAAACGAAACGATTTTCTATATCAAGACTGTGAACAAAGTTGTAAAGTTACGTTAGTTGACTCTCGGACTTTTGAAACCGAAGTTTCAAGTAAAGTGCGTTGTGTGAATGATAATGATGAAAACTTAGCAGTGAAAACAACAAGCGATAGTCGGTTGGGTGTCACAGATGGTCTTAAAAAATCTACAACACTCACTAATTTAAGTCAAAAGCTCTCTAACCCAGAAACCAGTACAAAGAATGAGGCGGGCCATATGCGAAGAAATCCATCAATCATGATCGCTTTGGGTGGGTCGACAGATTCGAGTCAAAAATCTTCGTTAACAGAGGAAAGTGAACTCGAAAAGAAAGTCGTTTTTGTGCTAGGAGACGATGAAAAATTAGTAGGCTTGAAGAATAAATCGGTTGACGGGAAGAGTGTGAAGAGATCGTCCAAAGTGCACAACGAACCAGTCAATGTAGACCTTCCAGACAAATTGAATTGTGATCTAAGTTGCGAGAAGAAACCACAAGACGGTTCATCCAAATGCTGCAGCCTAACACTTGAACATTCCAAACCCATTAAACATTCCGGTTTTAAGTTTGAGTTCGATAAGTATCCTCAAATCGTGACCAACTACATGAAGAGCAAGAACTTGGAGATTTTAGATAGACATTATATAGGCAAGCCGGGAAACCTGAAGTTGGACAATTTCCAGTTTGACCCTACAATAATCCCGCCCATACAGGAAGAGAGATGCGAGACTTGCTACAAGTGCCAGATGATGGAATCTGTACTGCAGACACCCACTAACGCCTCTGAAATGGAGTACATGAACGATATGCCCCGACAGGAACCCCAATACGCAAAGGAAACGGTCACACAGGAGAGTCAGCGAGAGATGTCCCCAAAAACATTTGTTcggaaaagaaaagaaaacactgTCATTATAAACGTTAAGCAAAACGAAGAAGCACAGAAGGAATCAAGAAGCCAGGAAAACGCGAGCTTAACATTGCCTAACACAAAGGAATCTCCACAAAGCAAACTGCAGACCAGATTGATTTCTGCGAAGGTTCCACGTGCAAAAAAAGAAAGAGTGGATGTGAGACAAGTCATAGAGTTCCCACTTCCTGTTATAAATTTAGTGAACAAACTGAACACTGGTTTTGATGTGTCCCTTCTTGGTGGAGTCACAGATCATTATGTACCTGATTTAGTTTTACAAG GGACTCTAGCGAATCCCAAAGTCTGGGAAGCTGAATTGCGGAGGGACCTAGACCTGACTTTGTACCTGAATAAGACTTTAGACTCGCCGATGCAAGCGGTGGCTATAGTCGGTGATACTAACAATtg GGAAGTGCGTATATTAGGTAGGGATTGTGGTTGCGGAGGTTTATCACCACTGGTGGGCGGAATGTTGGATGCGATACCCGCAATGCGCATGGCAAGGGTACCCGCACATcag TGTCTCCTCTTCCTTGAGAGTAAACTTCGGGAATTCTGTGTTTTGTCCAAAACCCTCGCAGATATGCTGATGTCGACCGACTTTTGTGACATCAGTACTCTCACCAGATCACTCAACATTGATGTTAATGATGTACCGTTATTGTTGGCTGTGGCGAGTACGCATACGCCACAAGTGGCTACGCGATATGGAATCACGTATAGGTAG